A DNA window from Halorussus salinus contains the following coding sequences:
- a CDS encoding cupin domain-containing protein: MQKVNLDSAFDSFEEQWSPRLAAELNEQAVKLAKLEGEFVWHHHDDADELFLVREGRLRVEFRDEETDEDAAPSDDVTLEEGEMLVVPAGVEHRPVAEWGEAEVLLFEPTETKNTGNVESEETEDELERV, from the coding sequence GTGCAGAAAGTGAACCTCGATTCGGCGTTCGACTCCTTCGAGGAGCAGTGGTCGCCGCGCCTCGCCGCGGAACTCAACGAACAGGCCGTCAAACTCGCCAAACTCGAAGGCGAGTTCGTCTGGCACCACCACGACGACGCCGACGAGCTATTTCTCGTCCGCGAGGGGCGACTCCGTGTCGAATTTCGGGACGAGGAGACCGACGAAGACGCGGCACCGAGTGACGACGTGACCTTGGAGGAGGGCGAGATGCTGGTCGTTCCGGCGGGCGTCGAACACCGCCCGGTCGCGGAGTGGGGCGAAGCGGAGGTGTTGCTGTTCGAGCCGACCGAGACGAAGAATACGGGAAACGTCGAGAGCGAGGAGACCGAAGACGAGTTAGAGCGAGTGTGA
- a CDS encoding DUF120 domain-containing protein, with amino-acid sequence MSATRPRAVGYDELAALKLLALDGGLEGEVKVSCSGLAERLDASNQTASRRLQRLDDAGLVEREMVSDGQWVAITEDGEWSLKREYEDYRRIFETPAGVDLTGTVTSGMGEGRHYISLPGYMEQFEDRLGYEPFLGTLNVELTDESLRARSAMEALDPVPIDGWEDDDRTYGPAVCYPAVVETQDGEVYDEAHTIAPERTHHDDDQLEVIAPEKLREKLGLEDGDHVTVHVEEDA; translated from the coding sequence ATGTCAGCGACACGGCCGCGCGCAGTCGGGTACGACGAACTCGCGGCGCTCAAACTCCTCGCGCTCGACGGCGGACTGGAGGGCGAGGTCAAGGTCTCCTGTTCGGGCCTCGCCGAACGCCTCGACGCCTCGAATCAGACCGCCTCGCGGCGACTCCAGCGACTGGACGACGCCGGACTCGTGGAGCGCGAGATGGTCAGCGACGGTCAGTGGGTCGCCATCACGGAGGACGGCGAGTGGTCGCTCAAGCGCGAGTACGAGGACTACCGGCGCATCTTCGAGACGCCCGCCGGAGTGGACCTGACCGGCACCGTCACCAGCGGGATGGGTGAGGGCCGCCACTACATCTCCCTGCCGGGCTACATGGAGCAGTTCGAGGACCGACTCGGGTACGAACCGTTCCTCGGCACGCTGAACGTCGAGTTGACCGACGAGAGCCTGCGCGCGCGGTCGGCGATGGAGGCGCTGGACCCCGTGCCGATAGACGGCTGGGAGGACGACGACCGGACCTACGGTCCCGCGGTCTGCTACCCCGCGGTGGTCGAAACGCAGGACGGCGAGGTGTACGACGAGGCCCACACCATCGCGCCCGAGCGCACCCACCACGACGACGACCAGTTGGAGGTCATCGCGCCCGAGAAGTTGCGCGAGAAGCTGGGACTCGAAGACGGCGACCACGTGACCGTCCACGTCGAGGAGGACGCATGA
- the lanM gene encoding type 2 lanthipeptide synthetase LanM, with product MSRGLSDDRRRRIAGRARTLRERVAAPAEGGPPVENPDEWVAEWRERVADGDAASFRRRLDLLGVSEEEARAAVSSHGWPEGDPLPDWVDELDAIVADVTAADRESAAVPTPENVPFVDVLAPVVARARERVEASVAPAEVPSVADAMVPWLYERLAQLSAHSLFVEFKTYVAHHDRELALAEDPDPPEDDRRHYRGFVDAMLGDGFVRFVEEYALLARLLVTTVRQWVATVEEFAARLAADRPSLRRRLGEGDLGPVEAVEAAGDRHEDGRAVLAVTFASGVRVAYKPRALDVEAAFYDLLDWLAERTDLPTIERPAVLARDEYGWLEWVRADSCPDRAAVERYYRRAGALLGVLYALRFTDGHLENLVAAGEHPVVVDVETLAHPAFSDDRLPHDDTPALRESVLRTGLLPVDRPDSDLADLSGFGSDELHAEGERREFTAVNTDLMDMESVEDDVETFENLPHIDGETVPADECFGELRAGLRAAHEALADEREALLADDGPLAAFDDAEVRVIYRATRTYGTVLSSLTTPEYLQTGLKAGCKLEALARPQATETVDAPWSVHDHERRAVERLDVPRLTMSTTGTTLHGPAEPVEEFASLSPRAAVERRLRALDATDRREQCRYVELAFGESASDDAEGAGHADADGRDTIDTDHSATADADSSGTTDADSSGTTDADHSDTNDSDYHDTNDADYLGDTGARPAEESDQISDAAAERVARQLFERVSAAAVEDDGEPAWCVPSSHGSRGVLVRWIDESLYRGRLGVATFAAAVAATADGAVADDAAALASDAAAGVRDAVAADGAPDDLGVTGVGGLVYGFCVLDDLLDGDYLADARRVAATVTDDRVAATDRYGVMDGLAGATLGLAALAERTGDDDLLDRAATCGDRLLAERSGGRWPLGMDDRPLTGFAHGAAGVGYALARLGDATGEDRFREAVLDAVAFEETHYDAASGTWADLRMHAGTTVDGWCTGRTGIGLARLGTLATVSDESVRRDVERALSAPADRVPPYDHACCGTASWMALLGRAGRQLNAPEYERRARRVAGTIVSGDGGPTLRSGTQTRPDPSLFRGLGGVGYALLELSNPDLTSVLLFE from the coding sequence GTGAGCCGCGGACTATCGGACGACCGGCGGCGGCGAATCGCCGGACGCGCGCGGACGCTCCGGGAGCGCGTCGCCGCCCCCGCCGAGGGCGGCCCGCCGGTCGAGAACCCCGACGAGTGGGTGGCGGAGTGGCGCGAGCGAGTCGCCGACGGGGACGCCGCGTCGTTCCGGCGTCGCCTCGACCTCCTCGGCGTCTCCGAGGAGGAAGCGCGGGCGGCGGTGTCGTCCCACGGGTGGCCGGAGGGCGACCCACTGCCCGACTGGGTGGACGAACTGGACGCGATAGTCGCCGACGTGACCGCCGCCGACCGGGAGTCGGCCGCGGTGCCCACGCCCGAGAACGTCCCGTTCGTGGACGTGTTGGCTCCGGTCGTCGCCCGCGCCCGCGAGCGAGTCGAGGCGTCGGTCGCACCCGCGGAGGTGCCGTCGGTCGCCGACGCGATGGTTCCGTGGCTCTACGAGCGACTGGCGCAGTTGTCGGCCCACTCGCTGTTCGTGGAGTTCAAAACCTACGTCGCCCACCACGACCGGGAACTGGCGCTGGCCGAGGACCCCGACCCGCCCGAGGACGACCGCCGCCACTACCGCGGGTTCGTGGACGCGATGCTCGGCGACGGGTTCGTGCGATTCGTCGAGGAGTACGCCCTACTCGCGCGGTTGCTCGTGACGACGGTCCGCCAGTGGGTCGCAACCGTCGAGGAGTTCGCCGCGCGACTGGCGGCCGACCGACCGAGCCTGCGGCGTCGGTTGGGCGAGGGCGACCTCGGCCCCGTCGAAGCGGTCGAGGCCGCGGGCGACCGCCACGAGGACGGCCGAGCGGTCCTCGCGGTCACGTTCGCGTCGGGCGTCCGCGTCGCCTACAAGCCGCGGGCGCTCGACGTTGAGGCCGCGTTCTACGACCTGCTCGACTGGCTCGCCGAGCGGACCGACCTCCCGACTATCGAGCGCCCTGCGGTGCTGGCCCGCGACGAGTACGGCTGGCTGGAGTGGGTCCGGGCCGACTCGTGTCCCGACCGCGCCGCCGTCGAGCGGTACTACCGCCGGGCGGGCGCGCTACTGGGCGTGCTGTACGCGCTCCGGTTCACCGACGGCCACTTGGAGAACCTCGTCGCGGCGGGCGAACACCCGGTCGTCGTGGACGTGGAGACCCTCGCGCACCCGGCGTTCTCCGACGACCGACTTCCCCACGACGACACGCCCGCGCTCCGGGAGTCGGTGCTTCGGACCGGCCTGTTGCCCGTCGACCGCCCCGACTCGGACTTGGCCGACCTCAGCGGCTTCGGCTCCGACGAACTCCACGCCGAGGGCGAGCGCCGGGAGTTCACCGCGGTCAACACCGACCTGATGGACATGGAGTCGGTCGAGGACGATGTCGAGACGTTCGAGAACCTGCCCCACATCGACGGCGAGACCGTTCCGGCCGACGAGTGCTTCGGCGAACTCCGGGCGGGCCTCCGGGCGGCCCACGAGGCGCTGGCCGACGAGCGCGAGGCCCTCCTCGCCGACGACGGCCCGCTGGCCGCGTTCGACGACGCCGAGGTTCGGGTCATCTACCGAGCGACCCGGACGTACGGGACGGTCCTCTCGTCGCTGACCACGCCCGAGTACCTCCAGACGGGGCTGAAGGCTGGCTGTAAGCTGGAGGCGCTCGCGCGCCCGCAGGCGACCGAGACCGTCGATGCGCCGTGGAGCGTCCACGACCACGAGCGGCGGGCCGTCGAGCGACTCGACGTGCCCCGGCTCACCATGTCAACGACCGGAACAACGCTCCACGGTCCCGCGGAACCGGTCGAGGAGTTCGCGTCGCTGTCCCCCCGAGCGGCGGTCGAGCGACGACTCCGCGCGCTCGACGCGACCGACCGACGCGAGCAGTGTCGGTACGTGGAGTTGGCGTTCGGCGAGTCGGCCAGCGACGACGCCGAGGGCGCTGGCCACGCCGACGCCGACGGCCGGGATACCATCGACACCGACCACTCCGCCACTGCCGACGCCGACTCCTCCGGCACTACCGACGCCGACTCCTCCGGCACTACCGACGCCGACCACTCCGATACCAACGACAGCGACTACCACGACACCAACGACGCCGATTACCTCGGCGATACGGGCGCTCGACCGGCCGAGGAGTCCGACCAAATATCGGACGCCGCCGCCGAACGCGTCGCCCGACAGCTGTTCGAGCGGGTCTCGGCCGCGGCGGTCGAGGACGACGGCGAGCCAGCGTGGTGCGTCCCGTCGTCTCACGGGAGTCGCGGCGTCCTCGTCCGGTGGATAGACGAGAGCCTCTACCGCGGTCGTCTCGGCGTCGCGACGTTCGCGGCGGCGGTCGCCGCCACGGCCGACGGAGCGGTCGCCGACGACGCCGCCGCGCTGGCGTCCGACGCGGCGGCGGGCGTCCGGGACGCCGTGGCCGCCGACGGCGCTCCCGACGACCTCGGCGTCACCGGCGTCGGCGGACTCGTCTACGGATTCTGCGTCCTCGACGACCTCCTCGACGGCGACTACCTCGCCGACGCCCGGCGCGTGGCCGCGACCGTCACCGACGACCGCGTGGCCGCCACCGACCGCTACGGCGTCATGGACGGCCTCGCCGGTGCGACGCTGGGCCTCGCGGCGCTCGCCGAGCGAACGGGTGACGACGACCTCCTCGACCGCGCCGCGACCTGCGGCGACCGCCTGCTGGCCGAACGCTCGGGCGGTCGCTGGCCGCTCGGGATGGACGACCGACCCCTCACCGGGTTCGCCCACGGGGCCGCGGGCGTCGGCTACGCCCTCGCGCGACTCGGCGACGCGACCGGCGAGGACCGCTTCCGGGAGGCCGTACTGGACGCCGTCGCGTTCGAGGAGACCCACTACGACGCCGCGTCGGGGACGTGGGCCGACCTCCGGATGCACGCCGGGACGACGGTCGATGGCTGGTGTACCGGCCGAACCGGCATCGGGCTGGCGCGACTGGGGACGCTGGCGACCGTATCCGACGAGTCCGTCCGCCGGGACGTGGAGCGCGCGCTGTCGGCCCCGGCCGACCGAGTGCCCCCGTACGACCACGCCTGCTGTGGCACCGCGTCGTGGATGGCACTCCTCGGCCGCGCGGGGCGGCAACTGAACGCCCCAGAGTACGAACGTCGGGCCAGACGGGTAGCCGGAACCATCGTCTCCGGCGACGGCGGGCCGACGCTCCGGTCGGGGACGCAGACCCGGCCGGACCCGTCGCTGTTCCGCGGCCTCGGCGGCGTCGGCTACGCGCTCTTGGAACTCTCGAACCCCGACCTCACGTCGGTACTCCTGTTCGAGTGA
- a CDS encoding outer membrane protein assembly factor BamB family protein, giving the protein MDDSPTRRTLLGAAGGLVAAASSGRAASADSARLAGLGDGALGNATDAVPDHPLAPTPEVGWAVETESERPLAKWSAADETLYLGTPTGVSGFSPDGTERWRRSIASVESDVPVEVYPGDGAVYVEGETGLRALDAADGDTRWRYFGDTGVVAGHVDVSLVTPEAVLVREEGLTALAAADGEERWRFEPDDPLWFRPRFDGGTVFAGTIRGLVYALDAADGSLRWRADRSADGARHFSVAGVTDERVLAWDAEEGELYGFDRADGALGWRFDPETDATGFPGTVLERTAYLGDRRTLRAISTDDGTERWRYAAGENVVGWPQFADSTGYVGTVGGVHAVSTADGTRRWTFSTGADAPVYVAGVADGTVVADSRGDAVYGLDAERGRLRWRFGYSGHPRWLPQVADDAVYLATEEGTLYALSAPDSTPVYDAYRTVSSPLGLGVGGLFATALSAAAYRRRRERPARDEEDLTDETADSSLADYDFGDLLADFERATVHEARSPTGERVALASFDPDALSADAFEAAVETWADLDCRGLLGVRAWDGDPVPWVATDPVDATLADRAADLPTADLAHALADAAEAVHRAHRAGVVHGALSAETVFLADGEVRVGGWGLAAACREESGAFGEDGPGEESDIGLLVGIAAELLPDDVLTDDSGDLLDGRDSALELADALRWAVRETARPGRR; this is encoded by the coding sequence ATGGACGACTCGCCGACCAGACGGACGCTCCTCGGGGCCGCGGGCGGACTCGTCGCGGCCGCGAGTTCGGGACGCGCCGCGTCGGCCGACTCGGCACGTCTCGCGGGCCTCGGCGACGGCGCGCTCGGGAACGCGACCGACGCCGTGCCCGACCACCCGCTCGCGCCGACCCCCGAGGTCGGGTGGGCCGTCGAGACCGAAAGCGAGCGCCCGCTCGCGAAGTGGTCGGCGGCCGACGAGACGCTCTACCTCGGGACGCCGACGGGCGTCTCCGGGTTCTCGCCGGACGGCACCGAACGCTGGCGGCGCTCGATAGCCAGCGTCGAGTCGGACGTGCCGGTCGAGGTCTACCCCGGCGACGGCGCGGTCTACGTCGAGGGCGAAACCGGTCTGCGCGCGCTCGACGCCGCCGACGGCGACACGCGGTGGCGCTACTTCGGCGACACCGGCGTCGTGGCGGGCCACGTGGACGTGTCGCTCGTGACGCCCGAAGCGGTCCTCGTCCGCGAGGAGGGCCTCACTGCGCTCGCGGCGGCCGACGGCGAGGAACGCTGGCGATTCGAACCGGACGACCCGCTCTGGTTCCGGCCGCGCTTCGACGGTGGCACCGTCTTCGCCGGGACGATTCGGGGTCTCGTCTACGCGCTCGACGCCGCCGACGGGAGTTTGCGCTGGCGCGCCGACCGGTCGGCCGACGGTGCCCGCCACTTCTCGGTCGCTGGCGTGACCGACGAAAGAGTCCTCGCGTGGGACGCCGAGGAGGGAGAACTGTACGGTTTCGACCGCGCCGACGGGGCGCTCGGGTGGCGCTTCGACCCCGAGACGGACGCGACGGGGTTCCCCGGAACCGTGCTGGAACGCACGGCGTATCTCGGGGACAGACGGACCCTCCGCGCGATTTCGACCGACGACGGCACCGAACGCTGGCGATACGCCGCGGGCGAGAACGTCGTCGGGTGGCCGCAGTTCGCCGACTCGACGGGGTACGTCGGTACGGTCGGCGGCGTCCACGCCGTTTCCACCGCCGACGGGACCCGCCGGTGGACGTTCTCGACCGGCGCTGACGCCCCGGTCTACGTCGCTGGCGTCGCGGACGGGACGGTCGTCGCCGACAGCAGAGGAGACGCCGTCTACGGACTCGACGCCGAACGCGGTCGCCTCCGGTGGCGCTTCGGCTACTCCGGCCACCCGCGGTGGTTGCCGCAGGTCGCCGACGATGCGGTCTACCTCGCCACCGAGGAGGGCACCCTCTACGCGCTCTCGGCCCCCGACTCGACGCCCGTCTACGACGCTTATCGGACGGTCTCGTCGCCGCTCGGTCTCGGCGTCGGCGGCTTGTTCGCCACTGCGCTGTCGGCCGCGGCGTACCGCCGTCGCCGCGAGCGCCCCGCCCGCGACGAAGAGGACCTGACCGACGAGACCGCCGACTCCTCGCTCGCGGATTACGACTTCGGCGACCTCCTCGCCGACTTCGAGCGCGCCACGGTCCACGAGGCGCGCAGTCCGACGGGCGAACGCGTCGCGCTCGCCAGTTTCGACCCGGACGCGCTCTCGGCAGACGCCTTCGAAGCGGCCGTCGAGACGTGGGCGGACCTCGACTGCCGGGGCCTCCTCGGCGTTCGGGCGTGGGACGGCGACCCGGTGCCGTGGGTCGCCACCGACCCGGTGGACGCGACGCTCGCGGACCGCGCCGCCGACCTCCCGACCGCCGACCTCGCCCACGCGCTCGCGGACGCGGCCGAGGCGGTCCACCGCGCCCACCGCGCTGGCGTCGTCCACGGCGCGCTCTCGGCCGAGACGGTCTTTCTCGCCGACGGCGAGGTCCGGGTCGGCGGATGGGGACTGGCGGCGGCGTGCCGCGAGGAGTCCGGCGCGTTCGGGGAGGACGGGCCGGGCGAGGAGTCCGACATCGGACTCCTCGTCGGAATCGCCGCCGAACTACTGCCCGACGACGTGCTGACCGACGATTCGGGGGACCTACTGGACGGGCGGGACTCGGCGCTCGAACTCGCCGACGCGCTCCGGTGGGCCGTCCGGGAGACCGCCCGCCCCGGACGGCGGTGA
- a CDS encoding PH domain-containing protein codes for MARGLPAVWSAVFGGPLIGAGVYLFGFQSSLPIVQNQPHAPPLAGLLLAAFGCFVVGLGAYVRYVGAPEAPRMREAEEILDQRDPAQRNALAETFVSMPILGGGGYLLYFTERPLVYPTVALAVGFYLFSRGIHRYWRNTLTTYYVTNQRVLEEYRFVSLVRDEVPLQKVRGVQERRTVWESLFGLGHVAVRSGAASGLTVSVDGIYDPTEFADLVRDELAPEVSSDSKRASETGEANGNGDEGETGDELAAAVEQTAARTDRREPHAGRNATRGEATRTDRGQGRTESVRRSVSDGAESDGDGDDDSTTETAE; via the coding sequence GTGGCGCGAGGTCTCCCCGCCGTCTGGAGCGCGGTGTTCGGCGGTCCGCTAATCGGTGCTGGCGTCTACCTGTTCGGCTTCCAGTCGTCTCTCCCGATAGTGCAGAACCAGCCTCACGCGCCGCCGCTCGCCGGACTCCTGTTGGCGGCGTTCGGCTGTTTCGTCGTCGGACTCGGCGCGTACGTCCGGTACGTCGGTGCCCCCGAAGCGCCCCGGATGCGCGAGGCCGAGGAGATACTCGACCAGCGCGACCCCGCCCAGCGAAACGCGCTCGCCGAGACGTTCGTCTCGATGCCGATTCTCGGCGGCGGCGGCTACCTGCTGTACTTCACCGAGCGACCGCTCGTCTACCCGACGGTGGCGCTCGCGGTCGGGTTCTACCTCTTCTCGCGGGGCATCCACCGCTACTGGCGCAACACGCTCACGACCTACTACGTCACCAACCAGCGCGTGTTAGAGGAGTACCGGTTCGTCTCGCTGGTCCGCGACGAGGTGCCCCTACAGAAGGTGCGGGGCGTCCAAGAGCGCCGGACGGTCTGGGAGTCGCTGTTCGGTCTCGGTCACGTCGCCGTCCGGTCGGGGGCCGCGAGCGGACTCACCGTCTCGGTGGACGGCATCTACGACCCGACCGAGTTCGCGGACCTCGTGAGAGACGAACTCGCCCCCGAGGTCTCCTCGGACTCGAAGCGCGCAAGCGAGACCGGCGAAGCGAACGGGAACGGAGACGAGGGCGAGACCGGCGACGAACTCGCGGCCGCGGTCGAACAGACCGCGGCGAGGACGGACCGGCGAGAACCCCACGCGGGAAGAAACGCCACCCGAGGCGAGGCGACCCGAACCGACCGAGGGCAGGGCCGCACGGAGAGCGTCCGTCGGTCGGTCTCAGACGGAGCGGAATCGGACGGCGACGGTGACGACGACTCGACCACGGAAACCGCCGAGTAG
- a CDS encoding ArsR family transcriptional regulator, which yields MRKDARKRNASETHRRLLHVATEEVAHQLLVDIAGHPEGAPSEKELNWANPDVSRRTVGRRLGDLVDSGVLEELRYDPGEQPDEADSNVRTFYRFTDRARDLFHEVGMFDPAVWRPVYARVEKPEDVQAAEAVPRPD from the coding sequence ATGAGAAAAGACGCTCGAAAACGAAACGCATCTGAGACGCACAGGAGACTCCTCCACGTCGCCACCGAGGAGGTAGCCCACCAACTCCTCGTCGACATCGCTGGCCACCCCGAAGGCGCACCGAGCGAGAAGGAACTGAACTGGGCGAACCCCGACGTGTCCCGGCGAACCGTCGGCCGACGACTGGGCGACCTCGTGGACTCGGGGGTCCTCGAAGAACTGCGTTACGACCCCGGCGAACAACCCGACGAGGCCGACTCGAACGTCCGGACGTTCTACCGGTTCACCGACCGCGCCCGCGACCTGTTCCACGAGGTCGGCATGTTCGACCCTGCTGTCTGGCGACCGGTGTACGCCCGCGTCGAGAAACCCGAGGACGTACAAGCCGCCGAAGCGGTCCCGCGTCCGGACTGA
- a CDS encoding ArsR family transcriptional regulator, with translation MNDDWSQNRLSEDERRVFDLLSHRIRHLVVQFVLGHPQHLPSLTELEYAIPESRAEIRTQLDSLVEAGILGRYSPEGPKEKTEVPSEFYGPTEYGVGLLYEFGYLRGVPVVQALYQNTEKSPAVERYENAPRPDLPDAVRDALSTAEENSEVTQTDES, from the coding sequence GTGAACGACGACTGGTCGCAAAACCGGCTGTCGGAAGACGAACGGCGCGTGTTCGACTTGCTTTCACACAGAATACGCCATCTTGTCGTCCAATTCGTCCTCGGCCATCCACAGCATCTGCCGTCGCTGACGGAACTAGAGTATGCGATTCCCGAGTCTCGGGCAGAAATACGTACGCAACTCGACTCGCTCGTAGAAGCCGGTATTCTCGGCCGGTACTCTCCGGAAGGACCGAAAGAGAAGACGGAGGTACCGTCGGAGTTCTACGGTCCGACCGAGTACGGCGTCGGACTTCTCTACGAGTTCGGATACCTTCGCGGTGTACCGGTCGTACAGGCGCTGTACCAGAACACCGAAAAATCGCCAGCAGTGGAGCGATACGAGAATGCGCCGCGACCGGACCTTCCCGATGCAGTTCGGGACGCACTTTCGACGGCCGAAGAGAATAGCGAGGTCACCCAAACTGACGAATCCTAA
- a CDS encoding creatininase family protein — MTVSLDYDEYDLGSMTWEDAETAIEEADFAVVPLGSVEQHSLHLPVTVDTLRAENLSRELVEAAADRDCSMVRLPTLPYGYSEHHMNYPGTVTLMADTYQSVLEEIGESMAAHGADRLVFVNCHGGNRSPMKLAADRIQRDHGVEVYPVHWTDYARDQLEEEFGDEWGHAGDHEISVVELFHPDLVREEKKEPQTRKAKYEARQFAYFDDLTEQGGWGDPTNADPEFVEEVVADATERILDAIESDMDEPS, encoded by the coding sequence ATGACTGTCTCGCTCGACTACGACGAGTACGACCTCGGAAGCATGACGTGGGAGGACGCCGAAACCGCCATCGAGGAGGCCGACTTCGCGGTCGTCCCGCTCGGGAGCGTCGAGCAGCACTCGCTGCACCTCCCGGTGACGGTGGACACGCTCCGGGCGGAGAACCTCTCGCGGGAACTGGTCGAAGCCGCCGCCGACCGCGACTGCTCGATGGTCCGCCTGCCGACGCTCCCCTACGGCTACTCCGAACACCACATGAACTATCCGGGGACGGTGACGCTGATGGCCGACACGTACCAGTCGGTGCTGGAGGAGATCGGCGAGTCGATGGCGGCCCACGGTGCCGACCGACTGGTGTTCGTCAACTGCCACGGCGGCAACCGGTCGCCGATGAAACTCGCGGCCGACCGCATCCAGCGCGACCACGGCGTCGAGGTCTATCCGGTCCACTGGACCGACTACGCCCGCGACCAGCTAGAGGAGGAGTTCGGCGACGAGTGGGGCCACGCGGGCGACCACGAGATCAGCGTCGTGGAGTTGTTCCACCCGGACCTCGTGCGCGAGGAGAAAAAAGAGCCACAGACCAGAAAAGCGAAGTACGAGGCGCGTCAGTTCGCGTACTTCGACGACCTCACCGAGCAGGGCGGGTGGGGCGACCCGACGAACGCCGACCCCGAGTTCGTCGAGGAGGTGGTCGCCGACGCGACCGAGCGCATCCTCGACGCGATCGAATCGGATATGGACGAGCCGTCGTAG
- the twy1 gene encoding 4-demethylwyosine synthase TYW1, translating to MSDADGPKQVDSPDYHHENHTAAQTCGWTANALRGEGKCYKNIFYGIESHRCIQMTPVVKCNERCVFCWRDHAGHAYELGDVEWDDPEAVVDASIELQKKLLSGFGGNDEVPRERFEESMEPRHVAISLDGEPTLYPYLPELIEAFHDRDITTFLVSNGTRPEIIRDCDPTQLYVSVDAPERHTFDEVVKAMEDDAWEKLVETMDVLAEKDETRTVLRTTLVGGENVHHPEWYAGFYQRADPDFVELKSYMHVGESRDRVARESMLDHEEVVAFSEEIQQHMPDHEYLKDVPVSRVALLSKTDDTWVPKLKKDSEFWARDAVSGD from the coding sequence ATGAGCGACGCCGACGGCCCGAAGCAGGTGGACTCGCCGGACTACCACCACGAGAACCACACCGCGGCCCAGACCTGCGGCTGGACCGCCAACGCCCTGCGCGGAGAGGGGAAGTGTTATAAAAATATCTTCTACGGCATCGAGTCCCACCGGTGCATCCAGATGACGCCGGTCGTCAAGTGCAACGAGCGATGCGTCTTCTGCTGGCGCGACCACGCGGGCCACGCCTACGAGTTGGGCGACGTGGAGTGGGACGACCCCGAGGCGGTCGTGGACGCCAGCATCGAGTTGCAGAAGAAACTCCTCTCGGGATTCGGCGGCAACGACGAGGTTCCCCGCGAGCGGTTCGAGGAGTCGATGGAACCGCGCCACGTCGCCATCAGCCTCGACGGCGAACCGACGCTCTACCCCTATCTTCCCGAACTCATCGAGGCGTTCCACGACCGCGACATCACCACGTTCCTCGTGAGCAACGGCACGCGGCCCGAAATCATCCGCGACTGCGACCCGACGCAACTCTACGTCAGCGTGGACGCCCCCGAGCGCCACACCTTCGACGAAGTGGTGAAGGCGATGGAGGACGACGCGTGGGAGAAGTTGGTCGAGACGATGGACGTGCTGGCCGAAAAGGACGAGACCCGGACGGTCCTCCGGACGACCTTGGTCGGCGGCGAGAACGTCCACCATCCGGAGTGGTACGCCGGGTTCTACCAGCGCGCGGACCCCGACTTCGTGGAACTCAAATCCTACATGCACGTCGGCGAGTCGCGCGACCGGGTGGCCCGCGAGTCGATGCTGGACCACGAGGAGGTCGTGGCGTTCTCCGAGGAGATACAACAGCACATGCCCGACCACGAGTACCTGAAGGACGTGCCGGTCTCGCGCGTGGCCCTGCTGTCGAAGACCGACGACACGTGGGTCCCGAAGCTGAAGAAGGACAGCGAGTTCTGGGCGCGGGACGCGGTTTCCGGGGACTGA
- a CDS encoding OsmC family protein, translating to MPTREAETTWEGGKDGSGDFETESGQIAGTFRFPTRFEDEPGTNPEELIGAAHSGCFSMQLTAFLEEEGYTADRLHTQADVHLETADGGGFEIPRIDLTLEAAVPEIDDETFDDLAERAKENCPVSKALAGPEIALDATLES from the coding sequence ATGCCAACGAGAGAGGCCGAGACCACGTGGGAAGGAGGCAAAGACGGAAGCGGCGACTTCGAGACCGAGAGCGGCCAGATAGCGGGAACGTTCCGATTCCCGACCCGCTTCGAGGACGAACCGGGCACCAACCCCGAAGAACTCATCGGCGCGGCCCACTCGGGCTGTTTCTCGATGCAACTGACGGCGTTCCTCGAAGAGGAGGGGTACACGGCCGACCGCCTCCACACGCAGGCGGATGTCCATCTGGAGACGGCCGACGGCGGCGGCTTCGAGATTCCGCGCATCGACCTGACGCTGGAGGCGGCCGTTCCGGAAATCGACGACGAGACCTTCGACGACCTCGCCGAGCGCGCCAAGGAGAACTGCCCGGTGTCGAAGGCACTGGCCGGACCCGAAATCGCGCTCGACGCGACGCTGGAGAGCTAA